The Salicibibacter halophilus DNA window AGGACCAAGATGCGTACTGGCAAATGAAACAAGAAGGCATCGATCCGAACGATATAGAGGAATACCACGACATTCACATGCCTAATTATACAGGCAATCCATTCATTATGAGTGTGTTTATGTTTGTCGGGGGATTCGGCCTCGTGTTTCATTGGTGGTCGATTGCGATCATCGGAGCGATCGGTATTTTTGCATGCATGATTCAACGGTCGTTTTCACGCGATAACGGCCACATCGTTCCGGCGGAGGAAGTAAGGGAAGAAGAAGCCAAAATCAGGGAGGTAAAGGCAAATGAAAGTGGACAATAAAATTGACCCAAAAGAACTTGACGACTTCCCTGGTGAAGAAACGCCTCTAGAGTATCAAACAGAGACGGGCAGTTATAACATTTTCGGCTTTTGGATGTTTTTGGGGGCAGAAATCGTTCTTTTTAGCACGTTGTTCGGGACGTATTTTGTGCTCATTTACCGTACGGATTCGAGTATTCCACCTACAGAGGTTTTCAGCATGGGGTTGGTGCTCGCGATGACCTTTACCTTGCTGACAAGTAGTTTTACGAGTGGACTTGCGATTCATGAGATGCGGCTTGGCAACGTAAAGCGAATGATGATTTGGATTGGATTTACCCTGCTTTTGGGATTGGGCTTTTTGGGAATGGAAATTTATGAGTTTGTGGAGTATGCCAGCGAAGGGGCGACGCTTGCCACGAGTGCTTATTGGTCCTCTTTTTTCCTGCTT harbors:
- the qoxC gene encoding cytochrome aa3 quinol oxidase subunit III yields the protein MKVDNKIDPKELDDFPGEETPLEYQTETGSYNIFGFWMFLGAEIVLFSTLFGTYFVLIYRTDSSIPPTEVFSMGLVLAMTFTLLTSSFTSGLAIHEMRLGNVKRMMIWIGFTLLLGLGFLGMEIYEFVEYASEGATLATSAYWSSFFLLLGTHGLHVAMGVAWFIIILIQIKMRGLNPVTANKTFIASLYWHFLDVIWIFIFTGVYLLRLVIA